The following DNA comes from Ardenticatenales bacterium.
TCAACAGCAGCGCGCGCGCAATAGCAATGCGCTGCTTCTGCCCACCGCTTAGGGTCGTGCCGCGTTCGCCCACGGGCGTGTCGTACCCGTCAGGAAACGACATAATGAAGTCGTGCGCGGCAGCGGCTTTGGCCGCGTCCATCACCTCGTCTAGCGAAGCATCTGAGCGGCCAAAGGCGATGTTGTCGCGGATAGTGCCGCTAAACAGGTTTGTCTCCTGCAGCACAATGCCAATCTGCGAACGCAGCGAGTCCAGCGTCACGTCCCGCAAGTCGTGTCCGTCAATCAAAATGCGCCCCTCGCTGGGATCATAAAAGCGGGGCAGCAGGTTGATGATGGTCGTCTTGCCTGAACCGGTCGCCCCCAGAAGCGCAACGGTCTGCCCTGGCCGCGCCGTAAAGCTGACGTTCTTCAAGACCGGTTCCCCACTGCTGAAATAGCGGAAGGTGACGTCTTCAAACGTCACCTGACCCGTCACCGATGGCAGCGTCTCGGCATCCGGTTTGTTTGTCACGTCGCTTTGCGCGTCCAGAATCTCGAAAATCCGGTTGGCGGAGGCGGTTGCCTGGCTCAATTGGGTGATAATCAAACCCAACTGGCCCAGCGGCAGGAACAAGTAAACCAGGTAGAGGCTGAATTCCTGCCATTCCCCTAAGGTGAGTGTGAGGGCGATCATCTGCTTGCCCCCAAAATAGAGCGTAGCCGCCTGCCCCAAGTTAGCAACCAGGAAAATGGCCGGGAAGAGGAACATGAAGACTTTGGAGACGGTGATCTGCTGCTGCATCAACCGTTCCGCCGCGGAGCGAAAGGTTGTCTGTTCTTGCTTTTCTCGCGCAAATGCTTTGACGACTTTAATGCCGGCAAGGTTCTCTTGCAAGATCGTGTTCAGACTGGAAAGGCGGCGCTGCACCTCTAAAAACAGCGGTTGACTGATGCCGCCAAAAACCATGAAGAGGATCATAGCCAGCGGCAGCACCGGCAGCACAACCAGAGTAAGGCGCGCATTCGTAGTAAAGAGGATCGCAAGCGTGCCCACCAGGATAAGGACCGCCTGAACCGCAAAAAGCAACCCCTGCCCAATGAAGGTGCGTACCTTCTCCACGTCATCCGTGGCCCGGATCATCAACTGCCCCGTCTGCATCTGGTCATGGTAGGAAAAGGAAAGCTGCTGAATCTTGGTGAACAGCTCGTTGCGCAGGTCGAAGGCCACGCTCTGCGAGTTGCGCTCGGCCGTGAATACCTGTAAGAAGGAAAAAATGGCCCGTACAACGGCAAAAATGAAGACAATAATGCAGGCCGTAATGATCAAGCGTTCCGCATTATTGAAATCATAAAGAAGTTGCTCTTTGGTTGTGTTCAGCGTGTCCAGAATTTGGGGCAGCAAGGACGCGGGAATCTGGTCCAGGCGTGGCACCACGTTTTGGGCAATAATGCCTCGCGTGACAGCGTCAATCATGTTGCGCAGCAGGCGAGGCACGGCAAGCTGGGCTACCGTGGCAACGATAAGGAATAAGTAAGGCAGGATGGCCTGCGTCCGGTATCCCTTGAGGTATTGTATGGCGCGTTTGAGGGAGCCGCGTTGCGCTCCGTCAGAGGCCATGCGAGAAGAACGTTTTCTGCTCACTCGGTTTTCTCCTCCGCTGAAAATAATCTTCCCAGGTAACTACTAACGCTCTCTGGAGATTGGACCCATTTCACCAGAGAAAATTGGTCCAATCTGGCTCAGCAGTTACCTTCCCGGAAGCCTGGTCACAGATGATGG
Coding sequences within:
- a CDS encoding ABC transporter ATP-binding protein, yielding MASDGAQRGSLKRAIQYLKGYRTQAILPYLFLIVATVAQLAVPRLLRNMIDAVTRGIIAQNVVPRLDQIPASLLPQILDTLNTTKEQLLYDFNNAERLIITACIIVFIFAVVRAIFSFLQVFTAERNSQSVAFDLRNELFTKIQQLSFSYHDQMQTGQLMIRATDDVEKVRTFIGQGLLFAVQAVLILVGTLAILFTTNARLTLVVLPVLPLAMILFMVFGGISQPLFLEVQRRLSSLNTILQENLAGIKVVKAFAREKQEQTTFRSAAERLMQQQITVSKVFMFLFPAIFLVANLGQAATLYFGGKQMIALTLTLGEWQEFSLYLVYLFLPLGQLGLIITQLSQATASANRIFEILDAQSDVTNKPDAETLPSVTGQVTFEDVTFRYFSSGEPVLKNVSFTARPGQTVALLGATGSGKTTIINLLPRFYDPSEGRILIDGHDLRDVTLDSLRSQIGIVLQETNLFSGTIRDNIAFGRSDASLDEVMDAAKAAAAHDFIMSFPDGYDTPVGERGTTLSGGQKQRIAIARALLLNPHILILDDSTSSVDLATEYLIQQSLDRLMEGRTSFVIAQRISTVINADLILVLEKGAIVASGNHEKLLEESPIYAEIYNSQLMTDAMPDEEMVVTVDG